A segment of the Sanyastnella coralliicola genome:
ATCCCCATCACCGTATTAGAAGAACTCGACAACTTTAAGGTTGGTAATGACACCAAGAACTTTGAAGCACGAGAGTGTATTCGAATCATTGACCGCCTGGCAAACGAGCATACACTTCAGGAGTGGATACCTGTTGGGAATGAATCTGGCGGACGACTCAAGATCATTCTCAACGATCGTGACCGAAAGGGAACCAATGCTGAGGATGTCTTTGATAAAAGATCAAATGACCATAAAATCTTGAACTCTGCGATGCAGATTCAGGATGAAGAAAAGGAAGCCAAAGTCTGCCTCGTTTCAAAAGACATTAACCTCCGTTTAAAGGCCAAAGCACTGAATATGCCGGCTGAGGATTACCGTACAGGTAAGGTGAATGAAACGCGCTACCTGTACTCAGGACGCTCAGTAGTCGAGAATGTAGACAGCGAAGTCATTCGTAAACTGTACAATTCAGGTTCTTCACGGAAGATTACTTCCCTCGGAGATGATCGCAGAAACAATCATTTTTACATTTTAAAGAATTGCACTTCTTCGGCGCTTGGCTTTTTCAATGAGACGAAGAAAACGATCGAACGCGTTGATCGTGTCTACGCTTATGGGATCAAACCGAAGAACGCAGAACAAGCATTCGCGCTTCATGCGATTATGAATCCTGATGTAAGTCTTGTGACCATTTCTGGAGTGGCTGGAACAGGGAAGACCTTACTCGCACTCGCCGGATCGCTCGAACAAAAGAACCGCTTCGATCAAATCATCTTGGCTCGTCCGATTGTGCCTCTGAGCAACAAAGACATCGGTTTCCTTCCAGGAGACGCTGAAGAAAAGGTCAATCCATACATGCAGCCCTTGTGGGATAACCTCAACTACATTAAATCTCAGTTCGGAGAAAATGAAAAGAAGTACCGTGCCATTGAAGAGATGAAGTCACAAGGGCGAATCCAGATCTCACCCTTAGCATACATCCGCGGACGATCACTATCCAATGTGATCTTTATCGTAGACGAGGCGCAAAACCTGACACCTCACGAAGTGAAAACCATTATCACCCGCGCCGGTGAGAATTGTAAGATCATCCTAACCGGTGATGTACGTCAGATTGATACACCTTACCTCGATGAACAATCAAACGGTATGTCTTACGTGATTGACAAACTAAAAGGCAAAGACCTATTCTGTCACATTACCTTGGAGAAAGGGGAACGAAGTGAGCTAGCTAACCTAGCGAATGAGCACTTGTAGGGTAGACGGTGGACGGTAGACGGTGGACGGTGGACGGTGGACGGTGGACGGTTGACGGTGGACGGTAGACGGTAGACGGTAGACGGAACTTCCGCGTTCCGCGATCTGCGCTCCGCAACCCTTCAGAGATAAATGTCGATGAGACCTTCAGGGGTGTTCAGCACAATCTCTTCCTTTTCTCGATTTACTTCCACTAGGAATTGATCGGTCATAGGGAGTAGGATCTCTTTTCCGTCGCGGATCACGATGAAAAGCGGGTTGGTGCTGTGGTCCGTAATCGCATCGATTTTGCCGACTTCTCCAAAGTTTTGGTCTACGATCGTAAAACCAATGACCTCGTGGAAATAGAATTGCTTCCCTTCAAGTTTAGGTAGAAGATCGAGTGGGAGCCAAGCTTGCTTATTGACCAGGGCTTGCGCCGCTTCTTCTGAATCTACGCCTTCGAAGTGGACGACTGCTGAGTTTCCTTTTAGTTCGAATCTGTGGGTGAAGAACGGTACTAATTGTCCATTCATATCAAGAAAGATCCCATCGAGTCCGCGGTAAGCAGATGGGTCGTCTACGTCAAGAAACAGCTTGCACGCGCCTTTGTAGCCGTGCAGCTGAGTGATCTTACCGAGTTGAAAAAAGTTGTCCTTGTTCATAGGAATGAAAAGACCGCCTCGATGGGCGGTCTTTTTAATTTCAATTCAAGATGAAGGAGCTTATTCTTCTTCTTTCTTTTCTTCTTCGCCTTCAGCAGAAGCTTCTTCCGCTGCTGGAGCTTCCTCTGCCGCTTCTGCTGCTGGAGCTTCCTCCGCAGCTTCTGCTGCTGGAGCTTCCTCCGCTGCTTCTGCCGCTGGAGCTTCCTCTGCCGCTTCTGCTGCTGGAGCTTCCTCTGCCGCTTCTGCTGCTGGAGCTTCCTCTGCTGCTTCTGCTGCTGGAGCTTCCTCTGCCGCTTCTGCTGCTGGAGCTTCCTCTGCTGCTGGAGCTTCTTCTGCTACTTCTTCAACGAGTTCAGAGTTCGCTGCTGCGATAGCTTTAGCACGTGTTTCGTTCACCTCACGTTCGCGAGATAGACGATCTGCTTCTTCTTTCGCTGCTGTGCTCTTCAAGGTATCCACCTTCGCTTGAACCTTAGCTTGCTTGTCAGCTAGCCACTGATCGTAACGCTTGTCAGCTTCTTCCTGAGAGAAAGCACCTTTCTTCACACCTTTCTGAAGGTGAGCGCGGTACATAACTCCTTTGTATGAAAGAATCGCACGAGCTGTGTCAGTAGGCTGAGCTCCGCTCTGAAGCCAGTACAAAGCACGTTCGTTTTCAAGAAGGATAGTTGCTGGGTTGGTGTTAGGATTGTAAGAACCGATACGCTCGATGTAACGTCCATCACGCTTTGCACGTGCATCTGCTGCTACAATGTGGTAGAACGGTCTTCCTTTTTTACCGTGACGCTGAAGTCTGATCTTTACAGCCATATTAATTGTTTTATAAGGGTCCGAAACCCCGTTAATTAATGATTATGTTCCCCAAAATGGGAGTGCAAAGATCGTCTTTTTATTTGAAATACAAGGGGGTTAGAAGATTTTCCTTCTTTCTTTCCTTTGCAGCATGAAAGGCGTGATCACAAAAATAGAAGAAATCGTTCGCGAGCGATTCGCAAATGAGTCTACAGGCCATGATTGGTGGCACATTGATCGTGTTCGTAAGAATGCGTTGCGTCTCGCTAGCGCGGAATCGGCAAATCTAGAAGTGACGGAGCTGGCCGCATTGCTGCATGATATAGCCGACCACAAGTTTCATGGAGGTGATTTATCTGTGGGACCAGCCACCGCTAAAGCCCTCCTTGAAGAGCTAGGCTGCGAGCAACATATCATTTCTCGGGTAGTCACGATTGTTTCAGAAGTTTCGTTCAAGGGAGCAGGCGTGGAGACGGCCGTCTCATCCAAGGAAGCTGCATGCGTGCAAGACGCTGATCGATTAGACGCTATTGGGGCCATCGGTGTAGCAAGAGCATTTGCCTACGGAGGAAAAAATGATCGACTTCTTTACCACCCTGATCACAAGCCCACGCTACACTATGATTTCAAATCGTACTACAACGATAAAGGACACACTATCAACCACTTTTACGAGAAGCTGCTGTTACTGAAAGATCGCATGCAAACGGATTCAGGTAAGGCAGAAGCTGAGCGAAGGCATCAGTTCATGCAACAGTTTCTCGAAGAGTTCTACCGAGAGTGGGAAGCTGAGTGAAACTTATCCGATGTAACGTAAAAATTCCTCGCGCACTTTAGGATCCTTGAACGATCCGTGGTAATCAGAGGTCACGGTACTTGAGCTTTCGTCTTGAATACCTCGCGAGCTTACACACAAGTGCTTCGCTTCGATCACTACTGCCACATCTTCAGTGTCTAGTGCTTCCTTCAAGTCTTCGGCAATTTGACGTGTCAAACGCTCTTGTACTTGAGGACGCTTTGCATAGTAATCAACGATACGGTTGATCTTTGAGAGTCCTACAACACGTCCGCTGCTGATGTAAGCTACGTGAGCTACACCAACGATAGGAAGGAAGTGGTGTTCGCAGGTAGAGTTGAGGTTGATGTTCTTCTCAACCAGCATCTCTCCGTATTCATATTTGTTTTCGAAAGTCTTCGGGTTCGGACGATTCGCTGGATTCAATCCTTGGAAAATCTCCTTCACGTACATTTTGGCCACTCTATGCGGAGTCCCGCGCAGACTGTCATCAGTGAGGTCGAGTCCGAGAATATCCATGATGTCACGAAATTTCTCAGTGATCTGTGCCACTTTCTCATCGTCTGAAAGATCAAATGCATCAGCGCGCAATGGTGTGTCTAGCGACGTACCTACGTGCGCTTCGCCGATGTAATCTTCTTCTTGAGGTGTATTTGGAGTGCCTTGAACGGTCATAAATTCAATGTTGTAACATTCATCTAACCTGAACTATACAATTAAAGTTCATTTTTCCATAGCTGAGGCTAAACAACGAATGTTAAAGTAACAAAGTAGCAGGGTTCAGCAACTTTTTTTCGATTCGAGCGAACTTTTTGTTGACTCATGTGTCTTTCCGGGTATACTTTTGCACCTCAAACGCAACAAAATGAATCAAGCGCAACTACATCATCTTCATTTCCATACTTGCCCTCAGGCGAGCAGGAAGTGATATGTAGTCGCACAAAATAATCCTGAACCCGTCTGAGTGAATCAGACGGGTTTTTTGTTGCCGCTTGGATTTGCTCAGACACATTTTTTAGAACTGAGCATGTTAAAACTGGCCATCCAAAAGAAAGGCAGACTGAGCGACAAATCGCTAGCACTCCTCCGAGATTGCGGCATTCGCTTCTCCAACGGCAAGGGAAAGTTGACAGACAAGTCAACCAACTTCCCGATCGAGATCTTGTACCTGAGGGATGATGATATTCCCCGATACGTCGAAAACGGAACGGTGCATTTGGGGATTGTGGGCGAAAACGAAGTGCTCGAACAAGGGCGCAATCTCGTCGTGAAACGCCGACTTGGCTTTGCGAAGTGCAGACTATCGCTCGCCATTCGACGAGAAGAGGAATACACCGCTCCCCAAGACTTGCAAGGGAAGAGCATCGCAACGAGCTACCCGAACATCCTTCAGAACTATCTGAATGAGCAAAACATCGACGCTCAGATAGAGACCATTTCTGGCAGCGTGGAGCTAGCGCCACAAATAGGCTTGGCAGATGTAGTGTTCGATATCGTGAGCACAGGAAGTACCCTTCTGATGAATGGACTGAAGGAGGTAGAGAAAGTCTGTACCAGCGAAGCTCTGCTCATTGCCAATAATGAGCTCCCAGACTCCTTAGGTAGTGACATTGAAGAGCTGCTCTTTCGGATTCAAGCGATCTACCAAGCCCAACGATCGAAGTACGTCTTATTGAATACGCCGAATTCTGCCATTGATGCCATTTCTAGCATTCTCCCAGGTGTGAAAGGACCCACCATCATGCCGCTTGGTGTCGAAGACTGGAGTAGCCTGCACGCCGTCGTTCCTGAAGATCAAGTATGGGACACCATCGGAAAGATTAAAGCGCTCGGTGCTGAAGGGATTCTAGTAGCCAACATCGAAAATATGGTGCAATGAGAGTAGTCTATAATCCGCCAAAAAAACTTTGGAGTCAGCTGGTTGAACGTCCGTTCACCAATGATCGCGATCGAGAGTTGCTCGTCAACCAAATTCTTCAATCTGTCAAGAGTAGAGGGGATGCTGCTTTGTTCGATTACACCGAACAGTTCGATGGTGTGCGACTTAATACCCTTGATTTGCCATTGGAGTTCATTGATTCACGTGAGGTGAGTATCGAACTTCAAAAGGCCATTCGTCTGGCCTCTCAGAACATCCGAACCTTTCACGAAGCGCAACGAAGAGACGCATCGGTAGTTTCAACTTCTCCTGGGATTACTTGCTGGAGAGAGTATCGAGCAATTGAACGCGTTGGAATCTACATTCCAGGAGGTACTGCTCCTTTATTCAGCACGGTGCTAATGCTCGCAATCCCGGCGGCTATTGCTGGTTGCAAGGAGGTTGTCCTATGCACTCCACCAGATCGCAACGGGAATATTGACCCAACAATCGCTTTGGCAGCAAAGTGGTCAGGTGTAACCCAAATCTTCAAAGTGGGAGGAGCCCAGGCTATAGCAGCCATGGGATACGGAACAGCATCTATTCCGAAGGTGGATAAGATCTTTGGTCCAGGAAACAGCTTCGTGACCCTGGCCAAAGAGCAACTCCAAGCAGAAGGAGTGGCAATTGACCTCCCAGCAGGTCCTTCCGAATTATTGGTCATTGCGGATGATCAAGCCAATCCGGCTTTTGTTGCCAGCGATTTGCTTTCTCAAGCTGAACACGGCACGGATAGTCAAGTGATTCTCGCAACAACCTCTGAAGCTACAGCAAAGGCGGTCAACGCAGAAATCGAGAATCAAATTTCCGCGCTAGCGAGAAAAGACATAGCTCAAAAAGCCCTTTCAAACAGCGTAGCGGTAGTCTTTAACTCGATTTCTCAAGTGATTGAATTCTCAAACGCATACGCGCCAGAGCACTTGATCATCAATACAACGGCCCCCATGAAGGTGCTGCCTCTGATCGCTAACGCAGGCTCAATTTTCCTCGGGCCATATGCGGCCGAAAGCGTAGGGGATTACATCTCAGGAACAAATCACACATTGCCTACGAACGGCGCGGCACGCGCATACAGCGGGGTAAGTCTAGAACAGTTTCAAAAGGCCATTACAGTGCAGGAGGTTGACCAGAAAGGGATTCGAGCCGTGGGACCTTCAGTAGAAATCATGGCAAAAGCCGAAGCCCTTGACGGACATGCCAATGCCATCACTGTACGCTTAAAATCGCTGGAGTCATGAATATCGAAAAGCTCATAAGGCCCTCGGTGCTTACCATGAATGCCTACGTCTCAGCTCGTCATGAGATCAAAGGTGATGAACACACTTTTTTGGACGCCAATGAATTTCCTGAAGGTGATTGGAACCGTTACCCAGACCCGTTTCAAACAGAATTGCGTGAGAAGATTGCACGTCAAAAGGGGGTGAATGCTGAGAACGTATTCCTTGGAAATGGGTCTGATGAAGTGTTGGATCTTTTGTTCAGAGTATTCTGTACTCCAGGGCAAGACCGAGCACTGCAGTTTACGCCTACCTACGGAATGTATCGCGTACTGGCGCAGCTGAACGATGTAGAACTGTTGAGCATTCCCTTGACTAAAGATGGTGACCTTCCTTTGGATGAATCACTTGAGAATTACCTGGAAAACTGCCAGTTCAAACTCACCTTTGTTTGTTCGCCAAATAACCCTTTGGGAACCCTAGTGAAGCTGAATGAATTGATTCGATTGCTGGAGTATACGTCTGGGTTGGTGGTGGTTGATGAGGCTTACATTGATTTCGCTAGCGCGGAAAGCGTTATCAACCTCATTGAAGAATTTCCAAATCTAGTGGTGGTTCAAACCATGAGCAAGGCCTGGGCAAGTGCTGGTTTGAGGATCGGAATGGCCTATGCGCAAGCTGAGGTCATTGAATGGTTGAATAAAGTGAAACCGCCATACAACATCAGCGGCCCCAATGCACAACTCGCTATTCAAAAGCTCAATGAAACCAGTCACCAGTCAGCCATCAAAGAGTTAGTCCGGAGAAGGAGAACTCTCCGTTCCGCGCTAGCGAAATTAGCATGCGTAGAATTCATCTACCCCAGCGAAACCAACTTCTTATTGATCAAAAGCGCCCTGGCGTCCGAGATCAAAACGTTCTTAAATGAACGTCAAATTATAATCAGAGATCGCTCTTCAGATGTCAAGAATACCATCCGCATTTCCGTGGGGACAGAGGAAGAATGTGATCGTTTAGTCAAACTCATCCAACAATTTGAAAATGAAGAGAGTACTGTTTATTGATCGTGACGGAACCCTCGTCAAAGAACCTGCCGATGAGCAGGTGGATAACATCAACAAGATTGATTTTTTGCCTGGGGTATTTACTTACCTAGGCAAGATCGCGCGTGAATATGATTACGAGTTGGTGATGGTCACCAATCAAGACGGATTAGGAACATCTTCATTCCCTAGAGCAGACTTTCAACCGGTGCATGATTTAATCGTGCGTAGTCTGGAGAGCGAAGGCATAAAGTTCAACGAAATCTTGATCGATGAGAGCTTTCCTGAAGATGGTCTTGAGACAAGGAAACCTGGACTTGGCTTGTTGCAACCATATATCTACGGTGATTATGACCTTACAAATTCAGTGGTCATAGGAGACCGGTTATCAGATGTACAACTAGCTAAAAATCTAGGCTCAAAGAGCATATTCATCGGTGACAACCGGGATGAAGCAGATTACTGCGTCTCATCATGGAATGAGATTTATCGCATCCTTGGTGATGGTCTGCGCAAGGTGGATTTCAAACGAAACACCTCCGAAACCAACATTTCGTTAAGTGTTGACCTAGATGGTTCAGGAAAGTCTGAGATCAGCACCGGACTCCATTTCTTCGATCACATGCTTGATCAAATTGCACGTCACGGTGGAATTGACCTCCAACTAAAAGTAGACGGAGATCTCGAAGTAGACGAGCACCACACGATTGAAGACGTAGGATTGGCCTTAGGTCAGGCGATTGGCCAAGCATTGGGTAGCAAAAAGTCTATCGGGCGTTATGGTTTTTATCTCCCGATGGATGAGAGTTCAGCAAGAGTCGCACTCGACCTTGGAGGCAGGCCTTACTTCAAATTCGACTGTGATTTCGAACGTGAATACGTGGGAGATATGCCCACAGAAATGGTCGGGCACTTCTTCAAAAGTCTGTCTACTGAGCTAAAGAGTAATCTCCACATCACGGTGAAAGGGGAGAACACTCACCACAAGGTAGAAGCGGCATTCAAAGGCTTTGCGCGCAGTTTACGCATGGCGAAAGAGCAGAACAACTCTGGTGTATTACCATCAACCAAAGGAAGCTTATGATTGGTATTATTGACTACGGTGCGGGTAATGTCCGCTCCATTGAACTAGCCTTCGAGCGCTTGGGGTATTCCACGCTTCGAACGGCGAATAAAGGCCTGTTGGGTGCCTGTGATCACTTGATTTTTCCGGGTGTTGGGCATGCGAAAAGTGCCAAAGAGAATCTGGAGAAATCTGGAGTGCTTCCGTTCTTGAAAGAAGCGACCCAGCCAGTTTTGGGTATTTGCCTAGGTATGCAACTGATGTGTCAATCTACTGAAGAAGGAGAGGTAGAGGGTCTTGGGATATTTGAAACCAAGGTCAAACGTTTTCGTGAGGCGGAACGCATTCCCCACATGGGCTGGAATAGTGTGGCTTTTAACGGTAGCCCGCTATTCAAAGGGATTAAGCCCGAAAGTGATTTCTACTTCGTACACGCTTATTACGCAGAGGAATCTCCTGACACGATTGCCAAGTCGGTTTATCCCAAACCATTTACCGCCGCTTTGGCGAAGTCTAATTTCTATGGAGTGCAGTTCCACCCTGAACGTTCAGGCAAGGCTGGCCAACAGTTAATTCAAAACTTCTTAGCGTTATGAAAATCATTCCTGCGATTGACATTATGAATGGTCAATGCGTTCGACTCACCCAAGGTGATTTTGAACGGAAAACATCCTACTCAGTTTCTCCGGAAGATCGGGCACGAGAACTCTTTCAAGCTGGCTTCAGAGACCTACACGTTGTTGATTTGGATGCAGCAAGAACAGGCGTCTTATCAAACATCGAGTTGCTTCCAGTGATGGCTAGTACTGGCTTAGCTATTGATTTCGGTGGTGGAATCCGAGATGTGGCTAGTGCGAAGCGTGTCTTATCCACTGGGGTGTCAGCCATTACTTTGGGAAGTGTTCTGGTTAAAGACAAAGAGGCCGCAAGGGGATTACTATCTACAATACCTTCTGATCAGTTGATCATTGGTGCAGATGTGCAAGACGGAATGATTGCGGTCAGTGGTTGGACGGAGACATCATCTGTAGATGTGTTTTCTTTTCTATCTGAAGAACGGTTCAGTTCTAGTCGCACCGTCATCTGCACAGATATCAGTCAAGATGGAACATTGGCTGGTGCAAACGTTGATCTCTACAAGGATCTCCAAAAGGCCTTCCCATCAAAGCGATTCATTGCAAGCGGCGGAGTAGGCAGTCTAGAGGATATCGAGGCATTGCGAGCCATTGACTGTTTCGGTGTCATTGTAGGGAAGGCCCTCTTCGAAGGGAAGGTTCAACCGAATCAATTGATGGAGCTATGCTGAAAAGAAGGGTTATTCCTTGCTTAGATATTGATCAAGGTAGGGTAGTCAAAGGAGTCAACTTCAAGGGGATTCGTGAGGTAGGTGATCCTATTGAACTCGCTAAGCGCTATGAGAATGAAGGCGCGGATGAATTGGTCTTTTTGGATATTTCAGCAACGGTTGAACGCAGGAAAACTCGGACGCAGTTGGTTAATCGTGTGGCCAAAGAGTTGAGTATACCCTTCACCGTTGGTGGTGGAATTACCACGGTATACGAAGCCAAGGAAGTCATTGACAATGGCGCTGATAAGGTTGGTGTGAATTCCGCGGCAGTCCGCAATCCGCTCTTGGTGACGCAAATTGCTGAACGCCTTGGAGCGCAATGCGTGGTGTTGAGCCTCGACATTGCAGAGACGACATCTGGCTACCGCCTTGCGGTGAAAGGAGGAAGAGAGCTGACGAATATTGATGCGTTTGAGTTTATCGCTAGCGCGGAATCGCTGGGTGCTGGAGAGTTATTGCTCACCAGTATTGCAAAAGACGGTACCCGCTCAGGATTTGACATCAAACTACTGCGAGAAGCAGGGTTACGAACCAAGCTTCCCATCATTGCTTCGGGTGGGGCAGGAGTCATTGAACACTTTACCGAAGTCTACCAACAAACGGAAGTCACCGCAGCGCTCGCGGCAAGCATTTTCCACAACCAAGAGATCTCGATTAACCAATTGAAAGAATCATGCAAGAGACAAGATATTCCAGTGCGCTCACTGTAGATTGGGCGAAAATGGATGGACTCGTTCCAGCCATCATTCAAGACGCAACTACCAAAGACATCCTGATGCAAGGCTACATGAATGAAGCGGCTTTGGATGAAACTCTAGAAACTGAAAAGGTCACCTTCTTCAGTAGATCAAAGCAACGTCTTTGGACCAAAGGAGAGACCAGCGGAAACTACTTGCGCTTGGTTTCGATCAAATCTGATTGTGATCATGATTCTCTGATCATTCAAGTGAATCCAGTCGGGCCAGTTTGCCATACAGGTAGTGACACCTGTTTTGGAAATCGAACGGCGAAGGGCTTCGTATATCGGCTTCAGGAAATACAAGCGGAACGAGTAGACTCCAATGCAGAAGGTTCATACACCCGCGCTCTATGGGACAAAGGCATGAACAAAGTTGCCCAGAAAGTAGGGGAGGAAGCCGTTGAATTAGTCATTGAGGCGAAAGATGAAAACTTGGATTTGTTTGAGAACGAAGCTGCGGATTTACTCTATCACTATTTGCTCTTACTCAGGAAGAAAGGCTCAAGCCTTGAACGCATAGAAGAGATTCTACTTGAGCGATCGCGTTAAAGGCATTGTTTGGTGTGCGATTGCTCAGTACTTTGCGACGTGCTGTGGCTTAAGCGTCTGATCGTCTATATCATGTACATCTTGTTGATGTTCTATCTGTTCTTCTATGGAACAGGTAACACCTTTGTGATGTACGCGACGATGATCCTTGAGTTGATCATGATTTTTGGGGTGTATGCCTTATTCAAAATCGTTAAATGGCACGGTCTGCATGTGGTTGATGTGATACTAACTGGCTTAATGACAGTAATTTTCATAATCACGTTTTACACGCTGGGTTATGTCCTTTCAGGGTTGTTCCACTCTTATGAGTCCTATGATGCAGAAATAAGGAGATTTGCTCCATTAATCGAATGCAAACAGGAGTTGCTGATGATTGGTGGGTTCTTATTCGTTGCTTACGTGATTGAAACCGTCACGTTCTTTAATCGCGATGATACATTTGAACGTGTAAATCAGATTTTGATGGATCAGAACCTGAAGCTTTACGCAGTATTTGTAGGAGGGTTGATCTTCGCTTTTATCGGATTAGCAACCAGTATCGAAGTATACATTGCGCTGACAATAGCGTTACGTATCCTTTTTGAGTCGAAGGTCTCAGGAAAATGGGTGAAATGGAATCCTAATGTTTAATGAATGCCTCTTCCAGGGCCTTATACAATTCAGGGTGCTTCTTTTTCATGCGTTCAGGGTTCTCGAAGAAGTACTCACTTACCACCGCAAGAAATTCGGTTTGCGAAGTAGCTCCATAAGGGTCGATATCAGAACGCTTTTTTAGGATCTCCCTTGTCTTTTCCTGAACAAGCATCATCCAAGGTGTGACAGCTGGCTGATCGATCAATACATCTGGAATACCATCAATAGCGCCGTCCCAACCATCAATCAAATGGACGAACTCATGAATGGCTGTGTTTTGCCCGTCGCGCGCTGAGCGGAATCCACCACGTAAACTCTGTTTGCTTAGAATCATCGTCCCGTTCATGTACCCGGTGCCTACCATTCCGGCGATATTT
Coding sequences within it:
- a CDS encoding 1-(5-phosphoribosyl)-5-[(5-phosphoribosylamino)methylideneamino] imidazole-4-carboxamide isomerase; protein product: MKIIPAIDIMNGQCVRLTQGDFERKTSYSVSPEDRARELFQAGFRDLHVVDLDAARTGVLSNIELLPVMASTGLAIDFGGGIRDVASAKRVLSTGVSAITLGSVLVKDKEAARGLLSTIPSDQLIIGADVQDGMIAVSGWTETSSVDVFSFLSEERFSSSRTVICTDISQDGTLAGANVDLYKDLQKAFPSKRFIASGGVGSLEDIEALRAIDCFGVIVGKALFEGKVQPNQLMELC
- the hisF gene encoding imidazole glycerol phosphate synthase subunit HisF, whose translation is MLKRRVIPCLDIDQGRVVKGVNFKGIREVGDPIELAKRYENEGADELVFLDISATVERRKTRTQLVNRVAKELSIPFTVGGGITTVYEAKEVIDNGADKVGVNSAAVRNPLLVTQIAERLGAQCVVLSLDIAETTSGYRLAVKGGRELTNIDAFEFIASAESLGAGELLLTSIAKDGTRSGFDIKLLREAGLRTKLPIIASGGAGVIEHFTEVYQQTEVTAALAASIFHNQEISINQLKESCKRQDIPVRSL
- the hisIE gene encoding bifunctional phosphoribosyl-AMP cyclohydrolase/phosphoribosyl-ATP diphosphatase HisIE — protein: MQETRYSSALTVDWAKMDGLVPAIIQDATTKDILMQGYMNEAALDETLETEKVTFFSRSKQRLWTKGETSGNYLRLVSIKSDCDHDSLIIQVNPVGPVCHTGSDTCFGNRTAKGFVYRLQEIQAERVDSNAEGSYTRALWDKGMNKVAQKVGEEAVELVIEAKDENLDLFENEAADLLYHYLLLLRKKGSSLERIEEILLERSR
- a CDS encoding zinc-dependent peptidase, with protein sequence MVGVVIAVLVLGFIGWQFIFSARKKKAQKMSNKPFPAEWREILDDEISFYSRLTAEEKTRFERSMLEFLDDIKITGVSTQVEDKDRVMVAAAAIIPVFRLGVSKYPNLTEVLIYPNAFSKDHQVEGHGRNIAGMVGTGYMNGTMILSKQSLRGGFRSARDGQNTAIHEFVHLIDGWDGAIDGIPDVLIDQPAVTPWMMLVQEKTREILKKRSDIDPYGATSQTEFLAVVSEYFFENPERMKKKHPELYKALEEAFIKH